A window of the Zeugodacus cucurbitae isolate PBARC_wt_2022May chromosome 2, idZeuCucr1.2, whole genome shotgun sequence genome harbors these coding sequences:
- the LOC105215468 gene encoding myb-like protein A isoform X2: MAECSYARCLQERRLIKRELMKWSKDMLHIVGLERIAEELMERMKWKQYQEPLTTRVHTNHTVQSPAETAATAELPPATAAANTAATSVAPQIPVERQTSTEYRSIADDQQHNIQLGGDKKITHLQQQELINDLADAKSAQSASSPQLHGQSNGTTVDNCNNSSSKHDLPNEEQTHERTVEGGTNATEQQQNKGNTQQSNCVEDTIKGKENRAVQAVADNTTTSHNHNQLHHNNSNSFTLNNKTNCGNHNGNNNNNNNNTTIKSTNTTSHTNITSVNANQNSLSTVTTSPPSTHPPQRATEASERQRTPTVEPVDWKPNEKCYFCVDGRLLTVNTKGELVAEPAGPIVSAVGGDPVEHVHRLETDSDSNESAHVNLVTTAPVVNNNNHNINNNSNSNINNNNNNNKNNNNRIDWNKLLTTRLVDLPANMTSMDSMAAQLAVISGYPNFNWLQLMQQQQQQQEQQPHPAPIQQQQPRQPQQQHQQQQQQQQISSATPTTSETSAAAVSPPLKDSPSPSDATGEQPLDLSSKPSPNSSISGDLKSERSKTMRATPILSSRRPCTENALSSAVQELLSGKYNTSKPPEQYASSSSVSPGRARSNRIGMSGRRANVHLANALLHGMDVDKDMSGDECSTGEGNAGIAGGHGSNASTPQPEIATHTTLEELANRLTSHSLRKYCVNNGSGDAGRREIGNDAGNCNDLSPKPNNMYIDGAKCDTGTPSSSATPQPQQSPPSAGLDPTLAILQAFLFTLTSFGAFQQRADQPVTLRDLVANLKDMLETHTAGDLSVEGLFSNGKPNIMDQPLLAQKLQQQTSAYATQRLPKSDTPETTSSMDHHEPIGDDLAASILKIPSYKPVAGTPTASSGAARASCSPSLLCNNSTANSMPNPNGDSPHSAPSPRIANSMLAAAVAAASNNGNSASAGRQGNDLSVISPPLMQHRQSPPSYSFRDMIAHGIHRTMNEQANQEAHAAAAAVAAASAPMLGLCLDMERSTNNNSGSSVDHKKPTISVVKNIGGTDTARFGAVPNVLAGSSVAGSSSSTHNSHGYHQAHMHHHLPHHLSRQEAAALAAGKGTRPKRGKYRNYDRDSLIEAVRAVQRGEMSVHRAGSYFGVPHSTLEYKVKERHLMRPRKREPKPQPGLDGSSSTTTGKSNSNIPGHHNNLSKIKLGNAASSSVNSKLNEAHKGNSNSAAAAFPTTAPNGMKMPLFDPIQYPAHLFWNHSPAFSQMQMEFNRNAMAAQSAGAASAAQRYTEETLRGVGGTSAGTLSNANSPSPNASPLSTAASHSLNMKSARELAENLYESAGANGSSILDGIIRKTLDRKSTDVGPPNSATAGGALLDQLLVNKSALPPYASNNTNDHRSPNAMSNLRAKRAGSPLAYTEIKRERGSPPHSSGDDDDDDASRSGNDESSYEHNNNNNSKSSYIGNNELHLQHQHLHHQQRSRSRSRLTSHDSAETDTSSIPSELMPNHNNGNKLAADLNGNGGSSILPKVEPPLDFGHAPPALGSTSILQEKLAQIKAEQESEEHL; encoded by the exons GCTTAGAACGGATCGCTGAGGAGTTGATGGAACGCATGAAATGGAAGCAATATCAAGAGCCATTAACTACGCGCGTCCATACAAATCACACCGTACAATCGCCAGCcgaaacagcagcaacagcagaatTGCCACCAGCAACAGCTGCCGCCAATACAGCAGCGACCTCAGTAGCCCCACAAATCCCAGTAGAACGGCAGACATCCACAGAGTACAGATCGATAGCAGACGATCAACAACACAACATTCAGCTTGGAGGAGACAAGAAGATTACACATTTACAGCAACAAGAATTGATCAACGATCTCGCAGACGCCAAGAGTGCGCAGAGTGCATCATCACCCCAACTACACGGTCAGAGCAACGGCACTACAGTagacaactgcaacaacagcagcagcaaacacGATCTGCCAAACGAGGAGCAGACACACGAACGCACAGTCGAAGGCGGAACGAACGccacagaacaacaacaaaacaaaggaaATACGCAACAAAGCAACTGCGTAGAAGACACCATCAAGGGTAAGGAGAATCGAGCGGTGCAAGCTGTTGCAG ACAATACAACAACATCACATAACCACAACCAACTTCACCATAATAACAGTAATAGttttacattaaataataaGACAAATTGTGGCAAccacaacggcaacaacaacaacaacaataataatacaacaataaaatcaacaaatacAACATCACACACAAACATCACAAGCGTTAACGCCAATCAGAATAGCTTGTCAACTGTAACAACATCACCACCGTCAACGCATCCACCGCAGCGTGCCACTGAAGCGTCTGAGCGACAGCGTACGCCCACCGTTGAACCGGTCGATTGGAAACCGAATGAGAAGTGTTATTTTTGTGTGGACGGCAGATTACTCACGGTGAACACGAAGGGTGAACTAGTTGCCGAGCCGGCGGGCCCAATAGTGTCCGCCGTCGGCGGTGATCCAGTGGAACACGTTCACAGG CTTGAGACCGATAGCGATTCGAATGAATCAGCGCATGTGAATTTGGTGACAACTGCGCCTgtagttaacaacaacaaccacaatataaacaacaacagcaacagtaatataaataacaataacaacaacaataaaaacaacaacaatcgcatcGACTGGAACAAGCTGTTGACGACACGTTTAGTTGATTTGCCAGCGAATATGACTTCAATGGATTCAATGGCCGCGCAGTTAGCAGTCATTTCTGGTTACCCAA ATTTTAATTGGCTACAAttgatgcagcaacaacaacaacagcaagaacagCAGCCACATCCCGCACcgatacaacagcaacaaccaagacagccacagcagcagcaccaacaacaacaacaacagcaacaaataagtTCGGCGACACCAACTACCTCAGAGACATCGGCCGCCGCTGTTAGTCCACCACTCAAGGATTCGCCCAGTCCCAGTGATGCAACCGGTGAACAACCCTTAGATCTTAGTTCGAAACCATCACCAAATTCGTCTATTAGCGGCGATTTGAAGTCAGAGCG CTCTAAGACGATGCGCGCCACGCCCATACTCTCTTCACGTCGCCCGTGCACCGAAAACGCGCTAAGCAGCGCCGTACAAGAATTACTCAGTGGAAAGTATAACACAAGTAAACCGCCAGAACAATACGCCAGCAGTTCCAGCGTGAGCCCAGGACGCGCCAGATCCAACCGCATCGGAATGAGTGGTAGACGCGCTAATGTGCATCTCGCCAACGCGCTCTTACACGGCATGGACGTGGACAAGGATATGTCCGGCGATGAATGCAGCACTGGAGAAGGCAATGCAGGCATAGCTGGTGGACATGGGAGTAATGCCTCAACACCGCAACCGGAAATCGCCACACACACTACACTAGAGGAGTTAGCCAACCGACTGACGTCGCATTCGTTGCGGAAATATTGTGTGAATAATGGCAGCGGTGATGCGGGGCGACGTGAAATCGGCAATGATGCGGGCAATTGCAATGATTTGTCCCCAAAGCcgaataatatgtatatagatggcGCCAAGTGTGACACCGGTACACCATCGAGCAGCGCTACGCCACAACCGCAGCAATCACCGCCATCGGCTGGACTTGATCCCACATTAGCGATTTTGCAGGCATTTCTTTTTACGCTCACCAGCTTTGGCGCTTTTCAGCAACGTGCCGATCAGCCGGTGACGTTGCGTGATCTGGTGGCCAACCTGAAGGATATGTTGGAAACGCATACAGCGGGAGATTTGAGTGTGGAGGGTCTTTTTAGTAATGGCAAACCGAATATAATGGATCAACCGTTGTTGGcgcaaaaactacaacaacaaacgtcAGCGTATGCGACACAACGTCTGCCCAAATCAGATACACCCGAGACTACAAGTTCGATGGATCACCATGAGCCGATTGGTGATGATCTGGCTGCGTCGATTCTTAAGATTCCGTCCTATAAGCCAGTGGCAGGCACGCCGACAGCCTCGTCGGGTGCAGCACGTGCCTCATGCTCGCCATCTTTACTGTGCAACAATTCCACCGCCAATTCCATGCCAAATCCCAACGGCGATAGTCCGCATTCCGCGCCCTCACCACGCATCGCCAACTCTATGCTGGCCGCTGCAGTGGCGGCCGCTAGCAATAATGGCAACTCTGCATCTGCCGGCCGTCAGGGTAATGATCTGTCTGTCATTTCGCCGCCATTAATGCAGCACCGCCAATCACCACCGTCGTACAGTTTTCGCGATATGATCGCACATGGCATTCACCGCACTATGAACGAGCAAGCCAATCAAGAAGCCCATGCCGCggccgctgctgttgctgcggcTTCAGCACCAATGCTGGGCTTGTGTTTGGATATGGAACGTTCGACTAACAACAATAGCGGCAGCAGTGTGGATCATAAGAAACCGACCATATCGGTGGTGAAGAATATAGGTGGTACCGATACAGCACGGTTTGGTGCTGTACCCAATGTGTTGGCTGGTTCCAGTGTGGCTGGTAGTAGTAGCAGCACGCACAATTCACATGGCTACCATCAGGCGCACATGCATCACCACCTGCCACACCACCTAAGTCGTCAAGAAGCTGCAGCGCTGGCAGCCGGCAAAGGTACTCGACCCAAACGTGGCAAGTACCGCAACTATGACCGCGACAGTTTAATCGAAGCAGTGCGTGCGGTGCAACGCGGTGAAATGTCGGTGCACCGTGCAGGCAGCTACTTCGGTGTGCCACATTCAACACTCGAGTACAAAGTAAAGGAACGACATTTGATGCGACCGCGTAAACGTGAGCCCAAACCGCAGCCTGGACTAGATGGTAGCAGCAGCACGACAACGGGCAAATCAAACTCCAACATTCCTGGTCATCACAACAATCTGAGCAAAATCAAGTTGGGCAACGCTGCCAGCAGTAGTGTCAATTCCAAGCTCAACGAAGCGCATAAAGGCAATAGTAACTCAGCGGCGGCCGCATTCCCAACCACTGCACCGAATGGCATGAAAATGCCGCTCTTCGATCCTATCCAATATCCGGCACATCTATTTTGGAATCACTCGCCAGCCTTCAGCCAAATGCAAATGGAATTCAATCGCAATGCAATGGCTGCGCAAAGTGCCGGTGCTGCCAGCGCGGCACAACGCTACACCGAAGAAACATTACGTGGCGTTGGTGGCACATCGGCGGGTACGCTTTCAAACGCCAACAGTCCCAGTCCTAATGCCAGTCCGTTGTCCACAGCGGCAAGTCATTCACTCAATATGAAAAGTGCGCGTGAACTTGCCGAGAATTTGTATGAGAGTGCTGGTGCAAATGGTTCCTCAATACTCGACGGCATCATAAGGAAAACACTCGATCGCAAAAGCACCGATGTAGGACCGCCAAATAGCGCTACCGCCGGTGGCGCACTACTCGACCAGTTGCTGGTCAATAAAAGTGCGCTACCACCATATGCCAGCAACAACACTAACGATCATCGCTCACCGAATGCCATGAGTAACCTACGCGCTAAACGTGCCGGCAGTCCGTTGGCATATACCGAAATTAAGCGTGAACGCGGCAGTCCACCACACAGTAGCGGCGATGACGATGATGACGACGCCTCACGCAGCGGCAACGACGAAAGTAGTTATgagcacaataacaacaacaacagcaaaagtagTTACATCGGCAATAATGAGTTACACCTGCAGCATCAACACTTACACCACCAGCAACGTAGTCGCAGCCGCAGTCGCTTAACCTCCCACGACTCCGCCGAAACCGATACGAGTAGCATACCAAGCGAGCTCATGCCCAATCACAATAACGGTAACAAACTTGCTGCCGATCTGAATGGCAATGGCGGCAGCAGTATATTACCCAAAGTGGAACCACCACTGGATTTTGGACACGCGCCGCCCGCGTTGGGCAGCACATCAATACTACAGGAAAAGTTGGCGCAAATCAAGGCCGAGCAGGAGAGTGAAGAGCACTTATAG